A genomic region of Aspergillus oryzae RIB40 DNA, chromosome 1 contains the following coding sequences:
- a CDS encoding uncharacterized protein (aldo/keto reductase family proteins), with amino-acid sequence MTTFTLTTGAKIPAVGFGTWKAAPGEAAAAVKTAFEVGYRHFNMSVPVSNPTRNTDGNEPEIGGVFKSTKVPRSEYFVTTKLWSSDHRRVESALDKSLQDLGLSYVDLYLMHWPVTLDPSDSVEYGKENRKVHAAGWDFNDTWREIEKLLETGKVRAIGVANFSTVNLEKLLKTAKVVPAVNQTEIQPLLPQNKLNAYCREKGIHQTAFGPLGGSGSTLHSHPVIVDIATKRGCDTGNVMLSWGIQKGWSVIPKSTNPKRIQANLRGNVELTSEEMGKMDALALPKGKRFNRPDWGTVIFHDDAEVDLEE; translated from the exons ATGACAACATTCACTTTGACCACAGGCGCTAAGATTCCGGCGGTAGGATTCGGGACATGGAAGGCGGCGCCCGGAGAAGCTGCTGCGGCGGTAAAGACAGCATTTGAAGTTGGATATAGGCATTTT aacatgaGCGTTCCAGTATCTAACCCTACGCGCAATACAGACGGCAACGAGCCCGAAATCGGAGGAGTATTCAAAAGCACAAAGGTTCCTCGTAGTGAATACTTTGTCACGACTAAACT ATGGTCCTCAGACCACCGCCGAGTCGAATCAGCATTGGACAAATCCCTCCAAGATCTTGGTCTCAGCTATGTGGATTTATATCTCATGCACTGGCCAGTCACACTGGATCCATCTGACTCAGTCGAATACGGCAAAGAGAATCGCAAAGTCCACGCAGCAGGCTGGGACTTCAACGACACGTGGCGGGAGATAGAAAAGCTTTTGGAGACTGGCAAAGTGCGCGCAATCGGCGTCGCGAATTTCTCGACCGTGAACTTGGAAAAACTGCTCAAGACGGCGAAGGTGGTCCCAGCAGTTAACCAGACTGAGATTCAGCCCTTGTTGCCGCAGAATAAGCTGAATGCGTATTGCCGGGAGAAAGGGATCCACCAAACGGCGTTTGGGCCATTGGGTGGGTCTGGAAGCACGTTGCATTCTCATCCGGTTATTGTAGATATTGCTACTAAGCGAGGGTGTGATACGGGAAATGTGATGCTGAGTTGGGGAATTCAGAAGGGGTGGAGTGTTATTCCCAAGAGTACGAACCCGAAAAGGATTCAGGCGAATCTTAGGGGGAATGTTGAGTTGACGTCGGAGGAGATGGGAAAAATGGATGCTTTGGCTCTTCCCAAGGGAAAGAGGTTTAATCGGCCAGATTGGGGGACTGTTATATTTCATGATGATGCGGAGGTTGATCTGGAGGAGTAG